The following proteins are co-located in the Syngnathus scovelli strain Florida chromosome 21, RoL_Ssco_1.2, whole genome shotgun sequence genome:
- the anks3 gene encoding ankyrin repeat and SAM domain-containing protein 3 isoform X1, with translation MLELSDEASESEQLGVSLSLWLGESLVIAEDLNVPLDLHTACSIGQYDVVAECIKRREVDLNGKNMGGWTPLMYASYIGHDNIANLLLEAGVSVNATTAKGQTPLMLAASCGNESIAYFLLQQGAELEVKDCRGWTALFHCTSAGHQQMVKFLLDNNANANVREPGSGFTPLMEASASGHEIIVQYLLDHKVKADERNAKGETARALAMLYGYTKIASLIDSRSPRNKSEHFGDLSSSEDSDGAPPRPRASHSRAKGISIHDGPQAIAKFRVVGAGRTGGPSEPRVAGQGDAIFGNLGERSDGMRYRDVTSPINDLDGQSNSSRDESPFFDNDMPTMRSSSSSSECLPHVIGWDGSVESNEDSDPGKKSSSRRVTKAHYSKGKTRHGGNDAAHGGASGTCSHVAASYSGPKDLAEFLEQLGFSKYLPLLEEQDIDLRIFLTLTENDLKEIGITLFGPKRKMTSAIARWHSSARPPSDALEQSYADQLEAEMQEMAIQLHKRCEEVEVLQSQVAQEKELRAVMEGCLMEDKMAWRRVHGELVENHRLTQNMSATLTKVRVCHSELLALLNGAKVAGFPTHSGASELVKNLNVYEEELADTLQTVLQSLRRLSAPEKYLLCCSVPSIRFLSQWLCAATTEGEMTTLNDVKGDHARHVADARGAP, from the exons ATGTTGGAACTAAGCGACGAGGCGAGTGAGTCCGAGCAACTCGGAGTGAGTCTGTCCCTGTGGCTGGGGGAGTCCCTGGTGATCGCCGAGGACCTGAACGTCCCTCTGGACCTGCACACCGCCTGCTCCATCGGACAGTACGACGTGGTGGCAGAATGCATCAAAAG GCGAGAAGTGGACCTGAACGGAAAGAACATGGGAGGATGGACGCCCCTGATGTACGCTTCATACATTGGCCACGACAACATCGCCAATCTCCTGCTGGAGGCCGGCGTGAGCGTCAATGCCACCACTGCCAAAGGACAGACGCCCCTGATGCTTGCCGCCAGCTGCGGAAATGAAAGCATCGCCTATTTTCTGCTCCAA CAAGGTGCTGAGTTGGAGGTAAAAGACTGTCGGGGTTGGACAGCTTTGTTCCATTGTACCAGCGCAGGTCACCAGCAGATGGTGAAGTTTCTGCTCGATAATAACGCCAATGCTAACGTAAG GGAGCCTGGATCTGGATTTACCCCTCTGATGGAGGCTTCCGCTTCCGGACACGAAATAATCGTTCAGTACCTGCTCGATCAT AAGGTGAAAGCAGACGAGCGCAATGCCAAAGGCGAGACGGCCCGAGCCCTCGCCATGTTGTACGGCTACACCAAAATAGCCAGCCTCATCGACTCGCGCTCACCCAGGAACAAATcag AACACTTTGGAGACCTCAGCTCCTCCGAGGATTCGGATGGCGCCCCGCCGAGGCCGCGAGCCAGCCACAGCCGAGCCAAAGGCATCAGCATCCACGACGGGCCCCAGGCCATCGCCAAGTTCCGAGTCGTAGGCGCCGGCCGGACTGGCGGACCGAGCG AGCCTCGCGTGGCCGGCCAAGGCGACGCGATATTCGGGAATCTTGGCGAGCGGAGCGACGGCATGCGCTACCGCGACGTGACCTCGCCCATCAACGACCTGGACGGGCAGAGCAACAGCAGCAGAG ATGAGAGCCCGTTTTTTGACAACGACATGCCAACCATGaggagcagcagtagcagcagcgaaTGTTTGCCTCACGTGATCGGCTGGGATGGTTCCGTGGAGAGCAACGAG GACTCCGACCCGGGCAAAAAAAGCAGCTCGCGGCGAGTAACGAAAGCTCATTACTCCAAAGGAAAAACCCGCCATGGTGGCAACGATGCCGCTCACGGCGGAGCTTCAGGCACATGCTCGCATGTTGCTGCGTCCTACAGTGGGCCAAAG GATCTGGCAGAATTCTTGGAACAACTCGGCTTCTCCAAGTACCTGCCTTTACTTGAAGAGCAAGACATCGATCTACGCATTTTTCTCACCCTGACGGAGAATGACCTGAAGGAAATTGGCATCAC GTTGTTTGGGCCGAAGCGCAAAATGACCTCAGCTATCGCGAGATGGCACAGCAGCGCCCGACCTCCTAGCGATGCACTGGAGCAGTCTTACGCTGACCAGTTGGAGGCCGAGATGCAGGAGATGGCCATCCAGCTGCACAAA CGCTGCGAGGAAGTGGAGGTCCTGCAGAGTCAGGTGGCGCAAGAAAAGGAGCTGCGCGCCGTGATGGAGGGATGCCTAATGGAGGACAAGATGGCCTGGCGGAGGGTGCACGGCGAGCTGGTGGAGAACCACCGGCTGACCCAGAACATGAGCGCCACCTTGACCAAGGTCCGAGTGTGTCACTCGGAACTGCTCGCCTTGTTGAACGGTGCCAAAG TTGCCGGGTTTCCAACACACTCTGGCGCATCCGAACTGGTGAAGAATCTCAACGTGTACGAAGAGGAACTAG CCGACACCTTGCAAACCGTGCTTCAGAGTCTGCGGCGACTGAGCGCTCCTGAAAAA TACCTGTTGTGTTGCAGCGTTCCATCTATCAGATTTTTGTCACAGTGGCTTTGTGCAGCAACGACGGAGGGTGAGATGACCACCCTAAACGATGTCAAGGGAGACCACGCTAGACACGTGGCCGATGCCCGAGGGGCTCCATGA
- the anks3 gene encoding ankyrin repeat and SAM domain-containing protein 3 isoform X4, translating to MLTEPGSGFTPLMEASASGHEIIVQYLLDHKVKADERNAKGETARALAMLYGYTKIASLIDSRSPRNKSEHFGDLSSSEDSDGAPPRPRASHSRAKGISIHDGPQAIAKFRVVGAGRTGGPSEPRVAGQGDAIFGNLGERSDGMRYRDVTSPINDLDGQSNSSRDESPFFDNDMPTMRSSSSSSECLPHVIGWDGSVESNEDSDPGKKSSSRRVTKAHYSKGKTRHGGNDAAHGGASGTCSHVAASYSGPKDLAEFLEQLGFSKYLPLLEEQDIDLRIFLTLTENDLKEIGITLFGPKRKMTSAIARWHSSARPPSDALEQSYADQLEAEMQEMAIQLHKRCEEVEVLQSQVAQEKELRAVMEGCLMEDKMAWRRVHGELVENHRLTQNMSATLTKVRVCHSELLALLNGAKVAGFPTHSGASELVKNLNVYEEELADTLQTVLQSLRRLSAPEKYLLCCSVPSIRFLSQWLCAATTEGEMTTLNDVKGDHARHVADARGAP from the exons ATGCTAAC GGAGCCTGGATCTGGATTTACCCCTCTGATGGAGGCTTCCGCTTCCGGACACGAAATAATCGTTCAGTACCTGCTCGATCAT AAGGTGAAAGCAGACGAGCGCAATGCCAAAGGCGAGACGGCCCGAGCCCTCGCCATGTTGTACGGCTACACCAAAATAGCCAGCCTCATCGACTCGCGCTCACCCAGGAACAAATcag AACACTTTGGAGACCTCAGCTCCTCCGAGGATTCGGATGGCGCCCCGCCGAGGCCGCGAGCCAGCCACAGCCGAGCCAAAGGCATCAGCATCCACGACGGGCCCCAGGCCATCGCCAAGTTCCGAGTCGTAGGCGCCGGCCGGACTGGCGGACCGAGCG AGCCTCGCGTGGCCGGCCAAGGCGACGCGATATTCGGGAATCTTGGCGAGCGGAGCGACGGCATGCGCTACCGCGACGTGACCTCGCCCATCAACGACCTGGACGGGCAGAGCAACAGCAGCAGAG ATGAGAGCCCGTTTTTTGACAACGACATGCCAACCATGaggagcagcagtagcagcagcgaaTGTTTGCCTCACGTGATCGGCTGGGATGGTTCCGTGGAGAGCAACGAG GACTCCGACCCGGGCAAAAAAAGCAGCTCGCGGCGAGTAACGAAAGCTCATTACTCCAAAGGAAAAACCCGCCATGGTGGCAACGATGCCGCTCACGGCGGAGCTTCAGGCACATGCTCGCATGTTGCTGCGTCCTACAGTGGGCCAAAG GATCTGGCAGAATTCTTGGAACAACTCGGCTTCTCCAAGTACCTGCCTTTACTTGAAGAGCAAGACATCGATCTACGCATTTTTCTCACCCTGACGGAGAATGACCTGAAGGAAATTGGCATCAC GTTGTTTGGGCCGAAGCGCAAAATGACCTCAGCTATCGCGAGATGGCACAGCAGCGCCCGACCTCCTAGCGATGCACTGGAGCAGTCTTACGCTGACCAGTTGGAGGCCGAGATGCAGGAGATGGCCATCCAGCTGCACAAA CGCTGCGAGGAAGTGGAGGTCCTGCAGAGTCAGGTGGCGCAAGAAAAGGAGCTGCGCGCCGTGATGGAGGGATGCCTAATGGAGGACAAGATGGCCTGGCGGAGGGTGCACGGCGAGCTGGTGGAGAACCACCGGCTGACCCAGAACATGAGCGCCACCTTGACCAAGGTCCGAGTGTGTCACTCGGAACTGCTCGCCTTGTTGAACGGTGCCAAAG TTGCCGGGTTTCCAACACACTCTGGCGCATCCGAACTGGTGAAGAATCTCAACGTGTACGAAGAGGAACTAG CCGACACCTTGCAAACCGTGCTTCAGAGTCTGCGGCGACTGAGCGCTCCTGAAAAA TACCTGTTGTGTTGCAGCGTTCCATCTATCAGATTTTTGTCACAGTGGCTTTGTGCAGCAACGACGGAGGGTGAGATGACCACCCTAAACGATGTCAAGGGAGACCACGCTAGACACGTGGCCGATGCCCGAGGGGCTCCATGA
- the anks3 gene encoding ankyrin repeat and SAM domain-containing protein 3 isoform X2, with protein MLELSDEASESEQLGVSLSLWLGESLVIAEDLNVPLDLHTACSIGQYDVVAECIKRREVDLNGKNMGGWTPLMYASYIGHDNIANLLLEAGVSVNATTAKGQTPLMLAASCGNESIAYFLLQQGAELEVKDCRGWTALFHCTSAGHQQMVKFLLDNNANANVREPGSGFTPLMEASASGHEIIVQYLLDHKVKADERNAKGETARALAMLYGYTKIASLIDSRSPRNKSEHFGDLSSSEDSDGAPPRPRASHSRAKGISIHDGPQAIAKFRVVGAGRTGGPSEPRVAGQGDAIFGNLGERSDGMRYRDVTSPINDLDGQSNSSRDESPFFDNDMPTMRSSSSSSECLPHVIGWDGSVESNEDSDPGKKSSSRRVTKAHYSKGKTRHGGNDAAHGGASGTCSHVAASYSGPKDLAEFLEQLGFSKYLPLLEEQDIDLRIFLTLTENDLKEIGITLFGPKRKMTSAIARWHSSARPPSDALEQSYADQLEAEMQEMAIQLHKRCEEVEVLQSQVAQEKELRAVMEGCLMEDKMAWRRVHGELVENHRLTQNMSATLTKVRVCHSELLALLNGAKVAGFPTHSGASELVKNLNVYEEELADTLQTVLQSLRRLSAPEKRSIYQIFVTVALCSNDGG; from the exons ATGTTGGAACTAAGCGACGAGGCGAGTGAGTCCGAGCAACTCGGAGTGAGTCTGTCCCTGTGGCTGGGGGAGTCCCTGGTGATCGCCGAGGACCTGAACGTCCCTCTGGACCTGCACACCGCCTGCTCCATCGGACAGTACGACGTGGTGGCAGAATGCATCAAAAG GCGAGAAGTGGACCTGAACGGAAAGAACATGGGAGGATGGACGCCCCTGATGTACGCTTCATACATTGGCCACGACAACATCGCCAATCTCCTGCTGGAGGCCGGCGTGAGCGTCAATGCCACCACTGCCAAAGGACAGACGCCCCTGATGCTTGCCGCCAGCTGCGGAAATGAAAGCATCGCCTATTTTCTGCTCCAA CAAGGTGCTGAGTTGGAGGTAAAAGACTGTCGGGGTTGGACAGCTTTGTTCCATTGTACCAGCGCAGGTCACCAGCAGATGGTGAAGTTTCTGCTCGATAATAACGCCAATGCTAACGTAAG GGAGCCTGGATCTGGATTTACCCCTCTGATGGAGGCTTCCGCTTCCGGACACGAAATAATCGTTCAGTACCTGCTCGATCAT AAGGTGAAAGCAGACGAGCGCAATGCCAAAGGCGAGACGGCCCGAGCCCTCGCCATGTTGTACGGCTACACCAAAATAGCCAGCCTCATCGACTCGCGCTCACCCAGGAACAAATcag AACACTTTGGAGACCTCAGCTCCTCCGAGGATTCGGATGGCGCCCCGCCGAGGCCGCGAGCCAGCCACAGCCGAGCCAAAGGCATCAGCATCCACGACGGGCCCCAGGCCATCGCCAAGTTCCGAGTCGTAGGCGCCGGCCGGACTGGCGGACCGAGCG AGCCTCGCGTGGCCGGCCAAGGCGACGCGATATTCGGGAATCTTGGCGAGCGGAGCGACGGCATGCGCTACCGCGACGTGACCTCGCCCATCAACGACCTGGACGGGCAGAGCAACAGCAGCAGAG ATGAGAGCCCGTTTTTTGACAACGACATGCCAACCATGaggagcagcagtagcagcagcgaaTGTTTGCCTCACGTGATCGGCTGGGATGGTTCCGTGGAGAGCAACGAG GACTCCGACCCGGGCAAAAAAAGCAGCTCGCGGCGAGTAACGAAAGCTCATTACTCCAAAGGAAAAACCCGCCATGGTGGCAACGATGCCGCTCACGGCGGAGCTTCAGGCACATGCTCGCATGTTGCTGCGTCCTACAGTGGGCCAAAG GATCTGGCAGAATTCTTGGAACAACTCGGCTTCTCCAAGTACCTGCCTTTACTTGAAGAGCAAGACATCGATCTACGCATTTTTCTCACCCTGACGGAGAATGACCTGAAGGAAATTGGCATCAC GTTGTTTGGGCCGAAGCGCAAAATGACCTCAGCTATCGCGAGATGGCACAGCAGCGCCCGACCTCCTAGCGATGCACTGGAGCAGTCTTACGCTGACCAGTTGGAGGCCGAGATGCAGGAGATGGCCATCCAGCTGCACAAA CGCTGCGAGGAAGTGGAGGTCCTGCAGAGTCAGGTGGCGCAAGAAAAGGAGCTGCGCGCCGTGATGGAGGGATGCCTAATGGAGGACAAGATGGCCTGGCGGAGGGTGCACGGCGAGCTGGTGGAGAACCACCGGCTGACCCAGAACATGAGCGCCACCTTGACCAAGGTCCGAGTGTGTCACTCGGAACTGCTCGCCTTGTTGAACGGTGCCAAAG TTGCCGGGTTTCCAACACACTCTGGCGCATCCGAACTGGTGAAGAATCTCAACGTGTACGAAGAGGAACTAG CCGACACCTTGCAAACCGTGCTTCAGAGTCTGCGGCGACTGAGCGCTCCTGAAAAA CGTTCCATCTATCAGATTTTTGTCACAGTGGCTTTGTGCAGCAACGACGGAGGGTGA
- the anks3 gene encoding ankyrin repeat and SAM domain-containing protein 3 isoform X3 encodes MLELSDEASESEQLGVSLSLWLGESLVIAEDLNVPLDLHTACSIGQYDVVAECIKRREVDLNGKNMGGWTPLMYASYIGHDNIANLLLEAGVSVNATTAKGQTPLMLAASCGNESIAYFLLQQGAELEVKDCRGWTALFHCTSAGHQQMVKFLLDNNANANVREPGSGFTPLMEASASGHEIIVQYLLDHKVKADERNAKGETARALAMLYGYTKIASLIDSRSPRNKSEHFGDLSSSEDSDGAPPRPRASHSRAKGISIHDGPQAIAKFRVVGAGRTGGPSEPRVAGQGDAIFGNLGERSDGMRYRDVTSPINDLDGQSNSSRDESPFFDNDMPTMRSSSSSSECLPHVIGWDGSVESNEDSDPGKKSSSRRVTKAHYSKGKTRHGGNDAAHGGASGTCSHVAASYSGPKDLAEFLEQLGFSKYLPLLEEQDIDLRIFLTLTENDLKEIGITLFGPKRKMTSAIARWHSSARPPSDALEQSYADQLEAEMQEMAIQLHKRCEEVEVLQSQVAQEKELRAVMEGCLMEDKMAWRRVHGELVENHRLTQNMSATLTKVRVCHSELLALLNGAKVAGFPTHSGASELVKNLNVYEEELADTLQTVLQSLRRLSAPEKVSDSWERP; translated from the exons ATGTTGGAACTAAGCGACGAGGCGAGTGAGTCCGAGCAACTCGGAGTGAGTCTGTCCCTGTGGCTGGGGGAGTCCCTGGTGATCGCCGAGGACCTGAACGTCCCTCTGGACCTGCACACCGCCTGCTCCATCGGACAGTACGACGTGGTGGCAGAATGCATCAAAAG GCGAGAAGTGGACCTGAACGGAAAGAACATGGGAGGATGGACGCCCCTGATGTACGCTTCATACATTGGCCACGACAACATCGCCAATCTCCTGCTGGAGGCCGGCGTGAGCGTCAATGCCACCACTGCCAAAGGACAGACGCCCCTGATGCTTGCCGCCAGCTGCGGAAATGAAAGCATCGCCTATTTTCTGCTCCAA CAAGGTGCTGAGTTGGAGGTAAAAGACTGTCGGGGTTGGACAGCTTTGTTCCATTGTACCAGCGCAGGTCACCAGCAGATGGTGAAGTTTCTGCTCGATAATAACGCCAATGCTAACGTAAG GGAGCCTGGATCTGGATTTACCCCTCTGATGGAGGCTTCCGCTTCCGGACACGAAATAATCGTTCAGTACCTGCTCGATCAT AAGGTGAAAGCAGACGAGCGCAATGCCAAAGGCGAGACGGCCCGAGCCCTCGCCATGTTGTACGGCTACACCAAAATAGCCAGCCTCATCGACTCGCGCTCACCCAGGAACAAATcag AACACTTTGGAGACCTCAGCTCCTCCGAGGATTCGGATGGCGCCCCGCCGAGGCCGCGAGCCAGCCACAGCCGAGCCAAAGGCATCAGCATCCACGACGGGCCCCAGGCCATCGCCAAGTTCCGAGTCGTAGGCGCCGGCCGGACTGGCGGACCGAGCG AGCCTCGCGTGGCCGGCCAAGGCGACGCGATATTCGGGAATCTTGGCGAGCGGAGCGACGGCATGCGCTACCGCGACGTGACCTCGCCCATCAACGACCTGGACGGGCAGAGCAACAGCAGCAGAG ATGAGAGCCCGTTTTTTGACAACGACATGCCAACCATGaggagcagcagtagcagcagcgaaTGTTTGCCTCACGTGATCGGCTGGGATGGTTCCGTGGAGAGCAACGAG GACTCCGACCCGGGCAAAAAAAGCAGCTCGCGGCGAGTAACGAAAGCTCATTACTCCAAAGGAAAAACCCGCCATGGTGGCAACGATGCCGCTCACGGCGGAGCTTCAGGCACATGCTCGCATGTTGCTGCGTCCTACAGTGGGCCAAAG GATCTGGCAGAATTCTTGGAACAACTCGGCTTCTCCAAGTACCTGCCTTTACTTGAAGAGCAAGACATCGATCTACGCATTTTTCTCACCCTGACGGAGAATGACCTGAAGGAAATTGGCATCAC GTTGTTTGGGCCGAAGCGCAAAATGACCTCAGCTATCGCGAGATGGCACAGCAGCGCCCGACCTCCTAGCGATGCACTGGAGCAGTCTTACGCTGACCAGTTGGAGGCCGAGATGCAGGAGATGGCCATCCAGCTGCACAAA CGCTGCGAGGAAGTGGAGGTCCTGCAGAGTCAGGTGGCGCAAGAAAAGGAGCTGCGCGCCGTGATGGAGGGATGCCTAATGGAGGACAAGATGGCCTGGCGGAGGGTGCACGGCGAGCTGGTGGAGAACCACCGGCTGACCCAGAACATGAGCGCCACCTTGACCAAGGTCCGAGTGTGTCACTCGGAACTGCTCGCCTTGTTGAACGGTGCCAAAG TTGCCGGGTTTCCAACACACTCTGGCGCATCCGAACTGGTGAAGAATCTCAACGTGTACGAAGAGGAACTAG CCGACACCTTGCAAACCGTGCTTCAGAGTCTGCGGCGACTGAGCGCTCCTGAAAAAGTATCTGACAGTTGGGAAAGGCCGTAA
- the c21h8orf33 gene encoding UPF0488 protein C8orf33 homolog isoform X2 has product MAAATEGVDRCIQDDSSSTVSEVSLPHEQSSQAKAKKKKKSGKKKTTGPSDVPQETSANEGNQAGENTELSSEEQFKRQLDWCIEQLELGMKSQKATSKQKEDASHALKTLRSSKAPLVKKRQVMRAMAGDYRKKMEEEKRKQFKLMQNERTSAQVKVKSESPKKSFFYRRAETKETCAASKEEFRFNFL; this is encoded by the exons ATGGCAGCGGCGACTGAAGGAGTTGATCGCTGCATCCAAGATGACAGTTCTTCCACTGTATCGGAGGTCAGCTTGCCACATGAACAGTCTTCCCAAGCTAaagcaaagaaaaagaagaaatctggaaagaaaaaaacaactggTCCCTCTGATGTACCCCAAGAGACAAGTGCAAATGAAGGGAATCAAGCAGGCGAGAATACAGAGCTG AGCTCAGAAGAGCAGTTTAAAAGGCAATTGGACTGGTGTATTGAACAGCTGGAGCTGGGAATGAAGTCACAGAAGGCCACTTCCAAGCAGA AAGAGGACGCGTCTCATGCACTCAAAACACTGCGCAGCTCCAAAGCTCCTCTGGTCAAGAAGAGGCAGGTGATGAGGGCCATGGCAGGAGACTacaggaaaaaaatggaagaaGAGAAGCGCAAGCAGTTTAAACTCATGCAGAATG AACGGACATCTGCTCAGGTCAAAGTAAAGTCAGAGTCACccaaaaaatcttttttctaTCGAAGAGCTGAAACCAAAGAGACGTGCGCTGCATCAAAAGAGGAGTTTCGCTTCAACTTTTTGTAA
- the c21h8orf33 gene encoding UPF0488 protein C8orf33 homolog isoform X1, with translation MMLDIMAAATEGVDRCIQDDSSSTVSEVSLPHEQSSQAKAKKKKKSGKKKTTGPSDVPQETSANEGNQAGENTELSSEEQFKRQLDWCIEQLELGMKSQKATSKQKEDASHALKTLRSSKAPLVKKRQVMRAMAGDYRKKMEEEKRKQFKLMQNERTSAQVKVKSESPKKSFFYRRAETKETCAASKEEFRFNFL, from the exons ATGATGCTAG ACATCATGGCAGCGGCGACTGAAGGAGTTGATCGCTGCATCCAAGATGACAGTTCTTCCACTGTATCGGAGGTCAGCTTGCCACATGAACAGTCTTCCCAAGCTAaagcaaagaaaaagaagaaatctggaaagaaaaaaacaactggTCCCTCTGATGTACCCCAAGAGACAAGTGCAAATGAAGGGAATCAAGCAGGCGAGAATACAGAGCTG AGCTCAGAAGAGCAGTTTAAAAGGCAATTGGACTGGTGTATTGAACAGCTGGAGCTGGGAATGAAGTCACAGAAGGCCACTTCCAAGCAGA AAGAGGACGCGTCTCATGCACTCAAAACACTGCGCAGCTCCAAAGCTCCTCTGGTCAAGAAGAGGCAGGTGATGAGGGCCATGGCAGGAGACTacaggaaaaaaatggaagaaGAGAAGCGCAAGCAGTTTAAACTCATGCAGAATG AACGGACATCTGCTCAGGTCAAAGTAAAGTCAGAGTCACccaaaaaatcttttttctaTCGAAGAGCTGAAACCAAAGAGACGTGCGCTGCATCAAAAGAGGAGTTTCGCTTCAACTTTTTGTAA
- the h3f3d gene encoding H3 histone, family 3D, which produces MARTKQTARKSTGGKAPRKQLATKAARKSAPSTGGVKKPHRYRPGTVALREIRRYQKSTELLIRKLPFQRLVREIAQDFKTDLRFQSAAIGALQEASEAYLVGLFEDTNLCAIHAKRVTIMPKDIQLARRIRGERA; this is translated from the exons ATGGCTCGTACCAAGCAGACCGCTCGTAAATCCACCGGAGGAAAGGCTCCCAGGAAGCAGCTGGCCACTAAGGCCGCCAGGAAAAGCGCGCCATCCACCGGTGGAGTCAAAAAGCCTCATAGATACAG GCCCGGCACCGTTGCCCTGCGTGAGATCCGTCGGTACCAGAAGTCCACCGAGCTGCTTATCAGGAAGCTTCCGTTCCAGCGTCTGGTCAGGGAAATTGCGCAAGATTTCAAGACGGACCTGCGATTCCAGAGCGCAGCAATTGGAGCCCTGCAG GAGGCCAGTGAGGCTTACTTGGTTGGTCTATTTGAGGACACCAACCTGTGTGCCATCCATGCCAAGCGGGTGACTATCATGCCCAAGGACATCCAACTGGCGAGGCGAATTAGGGGAGAACGTGCTTAA
- the uqcc4 gene encoding ubiquinol-cytochrome c reductase complex assembly factor 4, protein MFHVFAGLTSKTFSRGTLTLIRHTNACRVRPLSVSHHRLAKSEQPEDVQEVNNGPIRFSTSKASHKTWKVERSMGSQYQRPWWKVLPISVIGVGFLLWCAMREESDIDTQLEKELYQHLPGLLADQENEKK, encoded by the exons ATGTTTCACGTTTTCGCTGGTCTGACAAGCAAAACGTTCAGTCGTGGGACGTTGACGTTGATTCGTCACACCAATGCGTGCAG AGTGCGGCCACTTTCGGTGAGCCATCATCGGCTAGCCAAGTCAGAACAACCTGAAGACGTCCAGGAGGTGAATAATGGGCCAATCCGCTTCTCCACCAGCAAGGCAAGTCACAAGACTTGGAAAGTGGAGCGCTCCATGGGGAGCCAGTACCAACGCCCTTGGTGGAAAGTGCTCCCTATCAGTGTGATCGGGGTAGGCTTCTTGCTGTGGTGCGCCATGAGAGAAGAGTCGGACATTGACACACAGTTGGAGAAGGAACTTTACCAGCATTTACCCGGATTGCTTGCTGatcaagaaaatgagaaaaaataa
- the LOC125991125 gene encoding uncharacterized protein C7orf50 homolog has protein sequence MTKNKSEQKASKRKKLPSSVDEVCVEQTKECKKRVKFEEAPVQTPDINLPVEEELKTKNKKKHKKKQKKKQITEQTETTVQVQISDPAKEEDLSPEERRILERKMKKIMKKKLKAEGIIPVKSEESGPTASQQALDYLTSWAHNREAWRFQKKRQTWLLQNMFDSEQIEDEKFSLLLQYMEGLRGGSRDTTVQKALVLVQESGEAPEDVNVQKRAHRAREVIQMLS, from the exons ATGACTAAAAACAAATCAGAACAAAAGGCCTCAAAGAGGAAAAAGTTGCCTTCAAGTGTTGATGAGGTTTGTGTGGAGCAAACCAAAGAATGCAAGAAGAGGGTGAAATTTGAG GAGGCTCCGGTTCAAACTCCAGACATCAACCTTCCGGTGGAGGAAGAACTAAAGACCAAGaacaaaaagaaacacaaaaagaaGCAAAAGAAGAAGCAAATAACAGAGCAAACAGAGACGACAGTGCAAGTTCAG ATTTCAGATCCAGCCAAGGAGGAGGACTTGAGCCCGGAGGAGCGGCGGATTCTGGAGAGGAAGATGAAAAAGATCATGAAGAAGAAGTTGAAAGCAGAGGGGATCATCCCAGTCAAAAGCGAAGAGTCAGGGCCCACCGCGTCCCAGCAAGCTTTGGATTACCTCACCAG CTGGGCTCACAATCGTGAAGCTTGGAGGTTTCAGAAGAAACGCCAGACGTGGTTACTGCAAAACATGTTTGATTCTGAACAG ATTGAAGATGAGAAGTTCTCATTGCTGCTTCAGTACATGGAGGGGCTCCGCGGGGGGTCGAGAGACACCACGGTTCAGAAGGCTCTGGTCCTGGTCCAGGAATCGGGGGAGGCGCCCGAGGATGTAAATGTCCAGAAGAGGGCGCACAGGGCCAGAGAAGTTATCCAGATGCTTTCCTGA